GTTGGCGTTGAACCTGCACTATATGCTTCATATTTATCACCGCAAACACTATTTAAGAGACCTTCAGCCATTTGCGATCTTGCAGAATTGTGCGTACATAAAAAAAGAACTTTTTTCTTCATATTATATCACTACATTATTAAAAATAATGATTTAAAAAGTATTTGATAGAATATATGCTAAATGATCTTCTTCTTTCATCATCTCTATGGGGCATTATTCAAGAGCCAATTGGCACTGCTTACAATAGGTAGATGCGCATTCTGGATTATCAAATTTCCATTTGAGCCCCCAATCTTTTATTTGTTGAATTATACGGATAAAATCTTCACCACTTTCAGTTAGAGAATATTCACATTTTATTGGAACTTTTGAATTATCTATAGTTTTCTTGATAAGTCCGTGTTCTTCGAGTTCGGAAAGACGTAAAGATAAAATTTTCGGGGTGATCATGTTTAATCCATTCTTTAATTCATTAAATCTTTTTTCTTTTTCTTTTCCCTTATATAACTCTAACAAAATGAGA
This window of the Methanofastidiosum sp. genome carries:
- a CDS encoding helix-turn-helix transcriptional regulator — encoded protein: MVDCTIYNTLDIVGKKWSLLILLELYKGKEKEKRFNELKNGLNMITPKILSLRLSELEEHGLIKKTIDNSKVPIKCEYSLTESGEDFIRIIQQIKDWGLKWKFDNPECASTYCKQCQLALE